From the genome of Gallus gallus isolate bGalGal1 chromosome 4, bGalGal1.mat.broiler.GRCg7b, whole genome shotgun sequence:
ACCGCCGGCCTGGAGTAACGGCCGGCGTTGGGTCGCCCTGACCGTCGGCAGAGCAACGTGCACCCCCGCCCGCAACGGGCAGGGAGGGGACGGGGCGAAGTGCCGAGAGGCCGGGCCCTCCGCTTCCTCCcgcggggccggcgggcggAGCCGGGAGGCGCAGTGCGGCGCTGCCGCCGCTGGGGGGCGCCCGACGTCCGCGATTGCGGCCGagccggcggcggcgcgggggcggCCGCTGGCCGCTGGGAGGGTTCCGCCGACGGCCGTCGCGCGGGACGCGGAGCCCTCCGCCCCTAACGCGCTGAGCCCCGCGGGACCCCGGCGGCCGTGAGCGGCTGTCATCGCCCCGCGCGTCCCGCTGCCAACCGCCGCGTCCCCGCGCCGGGCGTGACGCCGGGGTCACGCAGCTGCTGGCGGCTGCTCTGTCCGCGGCTCGCCTCGACGCGGGCCCATCGCTCCCCAGGGCGGAGGGGATGCGTCTGCTGCGCGGGGGGTGACGCGTTGCTGCGCGACCGCAACGGAAAGTGCGGAGAGCAGCGGAGTGTGCGCGGGGAGGACTCGCTGCCCGGCTGGGTCGGGGTCACCGCTCTGTGGTGCAGAAGCCGTTCCCACCTGCTGCGTGATGTCACCTTAGAAACAATAAAGCaacattttgggggggggggggggggggggaagttaCATTTaatcttttgttctcttttattattttgtaacgTTACAGAATGTAACTTGAGCTTTGCAAAGCGCACGGCCCGGCCCGTAACGAAACCCGTCAGGGccgccagcacagccctgctctgcctccagccctctgcccGAACCCGGCGCGGCGGCACGGGCAGCGCCCGGTGGAAGGAGTGACTATTTGGCGCTGTCTGGATGCCAGGCTGAGAGGGCTGTGAGCCGCGGGGCCCCGCACCGGAGCGTTGCGTGGCCGATGCCGGCCCCGAGCCCTCGGCGGAATCCGCGCAGCGGCACCGGGGAATACTGGGGACAGCGCTGCCCGGGATGGAGCCCCTCGCTGGAAA
Proteins encoded in this window:
- the LOC101750230 gene encoding translation initiation factor IF-2-like; its protein translation is MCSFSSEGLHPGQRCPQYSPVPLRGFRRGLGAGIGHATLRRAASPPRAHSAALRTFRCGRAATRHPPRSRRIPSALGSDGPASRRAADRAAASSCVTPASRPARGRGGWQRDARGDDSRSRPPGSRGAQRVRGGGLRVPRDGRRRNPPSGQRPPPRRRRLGRNRGRRAPPSGGSAALRLPAPPAGPAGGSGGPGLSALRPVPSLPVAGGGARCSADGQGDPTPAVTPGRRWQRDSVKRVRKGSGRERGTVGAVRPRAPRCPRSLGRRLPHSGFPRQKPAAAGGRSVRGRRSAAAYGGAARSPRHPAAGRHPRVGRGRRDSAGNSRRGNRDRGAAGRPRKAM